From Procambarus clarkii isolate CNS0578487 chromosome 65, FALCON_Pclarkii_2.0, whole genome shotgun sequence, one genomic window encodes:
- the LOC123771074 gene encoding omega-amidase NIT2 isoform X1: MASSKLRLALVQMAVVETKAKNIARAVQLIREAVGGGAQLVALPECFNSPYGTNYFQKYAETIPGESTDALSAAAKKFGVYIVGGSIPERDGDKVYNTCTVWGPQGEMIAKHRKIHLFDINVPGAIAFRESDILSSGSELTTFELPQCKVGMGICYDIRFPELAQVYSKMGCKLLLYPGAFNMTTGPVHWDLLQRARALDNQVYVGTISPARDTSAKYIAWGHSSVVSPWGEVIATCEDEEAIIYGDIDLEYVDKVRQMIPLNHQRRNDLYEVNKK; this comes from the exons ATGGCATCATCAA AATTGCGTCTTGCTCTTGTCCAAATGGCTGTGGTGGAGACGAAAGCCAAAAACATTGCCCGTGCTGTGCAGTTGATAAGAGAAGCTGTAGGGGGAGGAGCTCAGCTGGTGGCTCTCCCGGAGTGTTTCAACTCTCCTTACGGAACAA aTTATTTTCAAAAGTATGCTGAGACAATTCCTGGAGAAAGTACCGATGCCTTGAGTGCTGCCGCAAAAAAGTTTGGCGTTTATATCGTTGGTGGTTCCATACCTGAACGTGATGGAGACAAAGTGTACAATACCTGTACAGTTTGGGGGCCCCAAGGAGAGATGATTGCTAAACATAGAAAA ATCCACTTATTTGACATTAATGTTCCTGGTGCAATCGCTTTTCGGGAGTCTGATATTCTGTCTTCAGGCAGTGAACTGACAACTTTTGAGTTACCACAGTGTAAAGTTGGGATGGGTATCTGTTATGATATTAGATTTCCTGAACTTGCACAGGTCTACAGTAAAATGG GCTGCAAGctgctcctgtacccaggtgCATTCAACATGACCACTGGTCCAGTTCATTGGGATCTGCTGCAGAGGGCTCGGGCCTTAGATAATCAG GTTTATGTCGGAACTATCTCTCCAGCACGTGACACATCGGCTAAGTATATAGCTTGGGGTCACTCTTCGGTAGTCAGCCCATGGGGAGAAGTTATTGCTACGTGTGAAGATGAAGAggctattatttatggtgacataG ATCTTGaatacgtggacaaggtgcgtcaGATGATACCACTTAATCATCAGAGGAGGAACGATTTGTATGAAGTTAATAAAAAGTAA
- the LOC123771074 gene encoding omega-amidase NIT2 isoform X2: MASSKLRLALVQMAVVETKAKNIARAVQLIREAVGGGAQLVALPECFNSPYGTNYFQKYAETIPGESTDALSAAAKKFGVYIVGGSIPERDGDKVYNTCTVWGPQGEMIAKHRKIHLFDINVPGAIAFRESDILSSGSELTTFELPQCKVGMGICYDIRFPELAQVYSKMGCKLLLYPGAFNMTTGPVHWDLLQRARALDNQVYVGTISPARDTSAKYIAWGHSSVVSPWGEVIATCEDEEAIIYGDIG, from the exons ATGGCATCATCAA AATTGCGTCTTGCTCTTGTCCAAATGGCTGTGGTGGAGACGAAAGCCAAAAACATTGCCCGTGCTGTGCAGTTGATAAGAGAAGCTGTAGGGGGAGGAGCTCAGCTGGTGGCTCTCCCGGAGTGTTTCAACTCTCCTTACGGAACAA aTTATTTTCAAAAGTATGCTGAGACAATTCCTGGAGAAAGTACCGATGCCTTGAGTGCTGCCGCAAAAAAGTTTGGCGTTTATATCGTTGGTGGTTCCATACCTGAACGTGATGGAGACAAAGTGTACAATACCTGTACAGTTTGGGGGCCCCAAGGAGAGATGATTGCTAAACATAGAAAA ATCCACTTATTTGACATTAATGTTCCTGGTGCAATCGCTTTTCGGGAGTCTGATATTCTGTCTTCAGGCAGTGAACTGACAACTTTTGAGTTACCACAGTGTAAAGTTGGGATGGGTATCTGTTATGATATTAGATTTCCTGAACTTGCACAGGTCTACAGTAAAATGG GCTGCAAGctgctcctgtacccaggtgCATTCAACATGACCACTGGTCCAGTTCATTGGGATCTGCTGCAGAGGGCTCGGGCCTTAGATAATCAG GTTTATGTCGGAACTATCTCTCCAGCACGTGACACATCGGCTAAGTATATAGCTTGGGGTCACTCTTCGGTAGTCAGCCCATGGGGAGAAGTTATTGCTACGTGTGAAGATGAAGAggctattatttatggtgacataG GATAA